GCGAACACAATCAAACAAACCCCCATCGCGGAGGTGCGCCAGTTTATCCTGGATGAACTGGCGGCCATCGCGCCCCAGCTCGACGTGTCGTATTCCGGCAGCGATGTCGGCCGCATCACCCGTGGCGCCGCCCTCGCACTGCGCGCCCGTCTCAATCTTTACATGAAGAAATGGGACGACGCCATCACCGACAGCCGCGCCGTGATGCAACTCGGCTACAAGCTCGACACCAGCTACGCCAATGTTTTCCGCATCAAATTTGAAAATAATACCGAAGTAATCCTCGACGTGCAGTACATGGAAAACATCGTGCCCAACGAATGGCTGGGCATCATGCCTTCGCGCGGTTATGGTGGATGGGGTTCCGTAGTGCCTTCGCAGGCGCTGGTAGACGCTTATGAAATGGCAAATGGCAAACCGATCACCGATCCTGCTTCCGGTTATAACCCCGACGATCCGTACACCAACCGCGACCCGCGCCTGCAGGCCAGCATCGTTACCCCCGGCCAGCGCTACAACGGCAGGATTTACGATCCGCTGGACCCGGAATCCGAAGATTATTACCTGGGCGACAACAACTCCAAAACCGGCTACCTCTATAAAAAGTGGACCTCCGATTTCAGCGATTACGCCAATATCTGGAACACCGGCCTCAACGCCATCGTGATCCGTTACCCCGAAGTGCTGCTTACCTACGCCGAAGCGATGATCGAGAAAGGTACGATCGACAACACGGTATATGACGCGATCGACGAAGTGCGCAAACGCGCGAAGATGCCCGTTACCGACCGCACCGTGTATACCGGCCAGGTGAAAATGCGCGAACTGGTACGCCGCGAAAGAAGGGTGGAACTGGCGCTGGAAGGCCTTCGCTGGAACGACATTAAACGCTGGGAGATCGGGCCCGCTGTGCGCAACGGCAAACTGTTCGGGATGCGCACCGGCTCGGTGGACCCTGTAACGGGCAAACTCACACTCACCGGCGATCATGTGGAAGTGGAAAACCGTCTTTTCGACGCTTCGAAGAATTATGTGTGGCCCGTTCCGCAAAAAGAGCTGGATGTGAACAAGCACCTTGACCAGAATCCGAATTATTGATAAACCCCGTTAGTTGCTACTCTTTGTTACATGTAAGCCCGCCGGAACCGGCGGGTTTTTTTATGCCGCCGGTACATGAAAACAGCCGTATGTCCGCACGATAAGTTGACATCGGGCCGCATTTCCTATATTTAGTCCAATGCAGCGTTTCCAACAATATTTCATGTGGATGGCGGCCGCCCTGGCGATGGCGCCCCTGTTGTTGCGCGGCCAAAGCTTCACGGAGCAGTCGCGCGTATTCACCGATACACCCCGCCATTATGTTTGCCAGCGTGCTACCATGCCGCTTGTGATCGACGGCCGCGATACCGAGAATGCCTGGCAACAGGCGGAATGGACGGATGATTTCACCGACATCGAAGGCGCGAAGAAGCCCGCGCCGTTGTTCCGTACGCGGGTGAAAATGTTATGGGATGATGAAAAACTATACGTTTTCGCCGAACTGAAGGAACCGCACGTTTGGGCGACACTCCGGCAGGCCGATACTATTATTTATTACGACAATGATTTCGAAATGTTCCTCGACCCGCCGGGCAACTCGCGGGAATATTTCGAGATAGAAGTGAACGCCCATAACACGGTGATGGACCTGTTCATGCCGCGCGCTTACCGTGCGGGCGGAAAGGCCATGCTGTCGTGGGATGTGAAAGGACTGCAAACTGCGGTGCATGTGAAAGGAACGCTGAATAACCCCCGCGACAAGGATACTTCCTGGACGGTGGAAATGGCGATCCCTTTCCGCGCGCTCGCCGCTTATCATACCCGTTCCATTCCCCGCAACGGCGACACCTGGCGCGTGAATTTCTCGCGGGTGCAGTGGCAGTATGAGATCGAAGGAAATGCCTACCGCAAACGCCCGAAAACGCCGGAGTACAATTGGGTATGGTCGCCGCAGGGGATAGTAGACATGCACGCCCCCGAGCGCTGGGGCTTCCTGCAATTCTCGGCGCAGCCGGCGGGGGAGCGGGTTGCGTACAAAACACCGGAATACGTGGAAGCGGAAAAGTTCCTTTGGGAATTGTATTACCGCCAACATCAATACCGCCGCGCCAACGGCAAATACACAGCGGATTTGACCGCGCTGAAACTGGATAAGCATTCATTTGATTTTAATATGGAAGCCACCGGGCGGCAGTTCTCCGCTGTCATCCGGCAGGGCAGCAGAACTATCATCATCGATCACGAAGGAAAAATCATCCGATATGAATAAACGTCATTTTCTGAAGTCGCTCGGGCTGGGAAGCCTCGCGCTCGCAACACCGTCGCTGGCCATGGCTGGCATGCAGGGGGAAGCTAAAAAGATCGCCGGGCCGGTGCGCCACCGTATCTGGATCAACCCCAGCGCCAAAGATACCGACGCCGAACTGAAGAAACGTTACGCGGATTACCGTGCCGCGGGTATCGGGGTGATTTATTTCGAGGAAGACAGCGAGCGCCACTTCCGCGCCGCCAAAGCCGCCGGCATAGAAGCGCACCGCTGGTTCTGGACGATGAACCGCAACGAAAAGGAGCTCCGCGAACAGCATCCCGAACTGTTTTCCGTGAACCGGAAAGGCGAATCCTGCGCTACCAAACCGCCGTATGTGGGGTATTACCGCTTTCTCTGCCCGAACCAGCCCGGCACCTTGCAGTACCTGAAATCCAAAGCGGAAGAACAGGTGGCGAAGGATTATATCGACGGGCTGCATCTCGATTATGTCCGCTTCGTGGACGTGATCCTGCCCGTGAATTTGTGGGATAACTATAAAATTGATCAGTCGAAGGAATTGCCGGAGTACGACTTCTGCTACTGCAAAACCTGCCGCGATAAGTATGCCGGTATTTACGGGAAAGATCCGCTGGAAATGGAGCATCCCGATCAAAGCCCTTCCTGGCGCAAGTTCCGGTACGACAGTATCACGCACATCGTCCGCAATTTATCGGAGGTGGCCCACGCGAAAAAGAAACCCATTACGGCGGCGGTATTTCCCACGCCGGAGATCGCGAAGCGGATTGTGCGGCAGGATTGGGTAAACTGGCCCCTCGACGCCGTGTGTCCCATGATCTATCACGGTTTCTACCGCGAAGGTGTGCAATGGATCGGCGACGCGGTGGCGGAAGGGGTGAACGCCCTGAACGGGAAATTCCCGCTATACGCCGGCCTCTACCTGCCGGATTTCAACGGCAATCACGACGATATCCGCAAAGCCATCCGCCTCGCGCTCGACAACGGCGCGGCCGGCGCTTCCATTTTCGGATCCGTAACGCCGCAGCTCCTCGGCATCCTCCGCGAAACGGCGGGTTAACGTCGCTTACATCTCATTTACGGCGCCGGAGTCACCGCTTCCAGCTGCGTGAGCGCATCGCGGAACTGCCGGTTGCTCACCGAATCGAGGCGGTTGGCCGGGTTCGAAAGAAAAGTGTGGAGCGCCTGGCGATACTCTTCCCGGAAGGATTCGTTGGCAGGACTGGCAGATAGCTGGTTGCGGGCCTTGTCTACCAGCTCGCGGTTGGCGGCAATGATGCGCATCTTGCCGAAAGTAGATTCGTCGGCCATGATCACGATGTTTTCTTCGTAACCAGGAACGTAGCGCGTAACAAAGACTTGTCCGGCCGGAGGGATGAGCACTTCATTCCGGATGGGCCAGATAGGTGCCGACATGCTGGTGAAGGAGGTTTTCACATCTTTCCCCTGCGCTTTGGCAATCACCGCGTATTCGAAGATATATTGATCGTTGAGCGTGGAATTGGTTTGCGTGGCCTGGATCACGACGGCGGTTCCCGGAGTGCCCCAGGCCTGGAGGAACCAGGCGTTCAGCATGGAAGCCGTGAAGATATTGGCCATCGCCAAAAGGAATCCCGGAACGAGGAGCCACAAACGGCGGGTAAGCACGGCGATGCCGGCGAAGATGGCGAGAATGATAAAGAAAGACCAGGCCGGATGCTGGCTGAGAAAAAACAAAACTGCAGATATGGCTTTCATTTTTGTACGGTTTTTCGGTCAGTGAAGGACGCATTCCCCCGCGCCCGTGTAATTTTTTCTCCTTTCATGCAAAAACTGTGCGAATACTGGATTTTATTTCTGTATCTTGTTTTTGCAATCGAATGAAATTCTGATATGATGAACAACGACTATTCCCGGAGGAGGTTCCTCCAACAGGCCATGCTGGCCTCTGCAGCACTTGCCACGCCCGGTTTTTTGATGGCCCGCGGCATGGCAGCCCCCCGGAAGATCGGGGCCAACGAAAAAGTGAACCTGGCGGTGATCGGAATCGGTAACCGCGGCGGTGAAATCATCCGTGAATTGTATAAAACAGGCCTCTGCAACATCGTAGCACTTTGCGACGTGGATATGGGCGCTCCCCATACCCTGGAAATTATGAAAATGTTCCCGGACGTTCCCAGATTCCAGGATTTCCGTAAGATGTTCGACAAGATGGGCAAGCAAATCGATGCGGTGTCTGTCGGCGTCCCCGACTTCGCGCATTTCCCCATCACCATGATGGCTATCGGTCTCGGCATCCACGTATATGTGGAAAAACCGATGGCGCGTACTTTCCAGGAAGTGGAACTGATGATGAAAGCTGCCGCGAAAAACCCGAAAGTTGTTACCCAAATGGGCAACCAGGGCCACTCCGAAGCCAATTACTTCCAGTTCAAAGCCTGGACGGAAGCGGGCATCATCAAAGACGTGACCAACATCACCGCGCACATGAACTCGCCCCGCCGCTGGCACGGGTGGGATACGAATATCAAATCCTTCCCGAAAGCGGAACCCAAACCCGACACCCTCGACTGGGATGTTTGGCAGATGCAGACCAAAGGACATGAATATAATAAGGACTTCGTCAACGGCCAATGGCGTTGCTGGTTCGACTTTGGTATGGGCGCCCTCGGCGACTGGGGCGCGCACATCCTCGACACCGCGCATCAGTTCCTCGACCTGGGCCTGCCCACGGAAGTAAACCCCGTGAAGCTCACCGGGCATAATAATTTCTTCTACCCGACTTCAACGACCCTTTCCTTTAAATTCCCCGAGCGCCGGCAAATGCCCGCGGTGGAAATAATGTGGTACGACGGCGTTGATAACCTGCCCCCGATCCCGGCCGGCTACGGTGTTTCCGGCCTCGATCCGAACATCCCGCCGCCGAGCACCGGCGCCATCAAACCCGCGAAACTGAACCCGGGCAAGATCATCTACAGCAAAGACCTCACCTTCAAAGGCGGCTCCCACGCTTCCACGCTCTCCATCATCCCCGAAGAGAAAGCCAAAGCCATGGCGGGCAAGCTCCCCGAAGTGCAGAAGACGCCTTCCAACCACTACGCCAACTTCCTGCTGGCGTGCAAAGGCCAGGAAAAAGCGCGTTCTTCTTTCGATATCGCCGGGCCGCTCAGCCAGGTGTTCTGCCTAGGTGTGCTCGCGCAATGGACTGGCCGCAAGATCGAGTTCGACCGCGAGAAAAAGATTATCACCAACGACAAAAAAGCCAACCAGCTGCTCGTGGGCCCGCCCCCGCGCAAAGGTTGGGAACAATACTACAAAGTGTAACGCGCAGAGAGACGGCCCCCGGGCCGTCTCTCTCATTTCCGGGGCTCCGTATTCAAACGAGTAAGGCACCGGCGCAGGGGAGCCTGCCACACTACTGTAATGAGTAGTCTTTTGAGGCGTGCCAATGCGCTAATTTCCCGGTTGCAAAAACCGATATGCAGCTGCGGAGAATTTTGACATGGATAGGGGCCTTCGTGGCTTTGACGGCAGTAGCGGCCTGGGCGGTGCCATTGCTGAACGGCGGCATAGTGGCGGAACCTTTGCGCCACCGGGGCAAGGTGCATATCCGGAAAGACGGCGGGAAGTACACGCTCATCCGCAACGGCAAACCGTTTTTTGTGCAAGGCGCCTCCGGCCGGGGGACCTCGCCTTCCTCGCCGCATCCGGCGGAAATACTGTGAGAACTTACGACACCATCGGCCTCGCGGCCTTCCTCGACGAAGCGCAGCGCCTCGGCATCGCGGTGATCGCAGGGTTGCCGGTGCCTTCGAGCGCGTATGAAAAATTCTTTTACCGTAATGGAAAGAAGACGGATGCTTTATTGGAAAGCATCCGCAGCGCGGTACTGCGGTACCGGCATCATCCCGCGCTACTCATGTGGTGCCTGGGGAACGAGCCGGTGATGACGTGGAAGCCCGGGCACAAGGGGTTTTATTCCACCTTCAACCGCCTGCTCGCCACAATACACCAGCTCGATCCGGAACACCCCGTCACCACCACCATTCCCAATTTCAATATTGTCCAGATCTGGATGACGCGTCAAAAAGTGCCCGGCCTCGACCTGATTTCTTTCAATACATTCGGGCAGCTGAACAAGCTGAGCGCCCGGCTGGAGCGGTTTTCCCGTATTTGGGACGGGCCTTTCCTCGTGGCGGAATGGGGTACTCTCGGGCCCTGGGAATCCGACATCACAGCCTGGCAGGCGCCCGTCGAAAATACAAGTAGCAAGAAGGCCGAACAGTTGCGGAAGATGCACGCCGCTGATCTTCCCCTTCACAACCCCCGCTGCCTCGGCGCCCTCGCTTTCTACTGGGGCCACCGCCAGGAAGCCACCGGCACCTGGTTCAGCCTGTTCTCAGAATCCGGGCAGCCTACCGAATCAGTAGCCGCGCTCCGCGAAGTATGGGGAAAGCCCACGCACAACGACGCCTGGCCCAAAGTGAATTACATGCTGCTTGGCGGCAAAGGCGCCCGCGATAATATTTTACTTGCGTCCGGCGCGCAGTATACGGCCTCGCTGCTCCTGGATACCAGCAACACTGCGCTCATCGAAACCTTGCGGTGGCGCGTGGCGCAGGAAGACTGGTACCAATATCCCGGGCGGAGGAATCGTCCGCAGCCCCTGCTGGATACGGTTATCCGTGCGGTAGACGGGCTGGAGCTGGCTTTCGCGGTGCCGCGGCGGGGAGGTCCGTACCGGATTTTTGTGGAAGTCAATGCCCGGAACGGAAACATCGCCAACGCCAACACGCCATTTTATGTTGTTGAATAACCGATGGGGGATTTGAAACAAGCGCCACAACCCACCCGGAGCGATATGCTCTCGCTGCGCCTGATGATCGCCATCGGTACGCTGGGACTCTGCTTTTTCCTGTTTTGCCTGCTCAACCCCCTTCACATCGGGCATCCTGTGTTGTACTGGATGCTGGTGAGCGCTACGGTATTCTCCTGCCTGCGGGTGCTGCACGAATGGTATCATTACCTGTTCATCTCCATTCCCACACCTAAATCCGGGAATAAGCGGTTCACCGTCGATATCCTGACGACCTTCTGTCCGGGGGAGCCTTACGAAATGATCGTGGAAACCCTCGAAGCCATGCAGGCCGTCACCTACCCGCATACCTCCTGGCTCTGCGATGAAGCCGGTGACCCCTACCTGAAAGAAATCTGCCGTAAACTCGGCGTGCGGCACATAACGCGCAACCACCGCACCAACGCCAAGGCAGGTAACATCAATAACGCACTGCAATACGCCACCGGAGAACTTTGCGTGGTGCTCGACCCGGATCATATACCGGCGCCGAATCTCCTCGACCCCATCATTCCTTTCTTCAACGACGAAAAAATTGGTTATGTACAGATTGTGCAGGCGTATTACAACCTGGGCGACAGCCTGATCGCCAAAGGCGCGGCGCAGCAAACATTCCATTTCTACGGGCCGATGATGATGACCATGAACCGCTATGGAACCGTGCCCGCCATCGGGGCCAACTGCACGTTCAGACGCAGCGCGCTGGACGCCATCGGTGGGCATGCGGCGGGACTGGCGGAAGATATGCACACTGCGATGCAGCTGCACGCCAAAGGCTGGAAGTCCGCTTACCTGCCCGCGGTGCTCACGGAAGGAAGGGTGCCTTCGACACTTTCTGCCTATTACAAGCAACAACTGAAGTGGTCGCGCGGCTGCCTGGAATTGTTGTTCGTCACCTATCCGAAACTGTTTAAAAACTTCACCTGGGCGCAACGCTTCCATTACGGCACGGCTCCGCTGCATTATTTATCCGGCCTGATTTTCCTGTTGAACTTCATCGTGCCGGTGGTATCGCTTTCGATGGGGATTATTCCGTTTAAGATGGATCTCGTCTTATTTGGATTGGCGGGATTGCCTTTCCTGGTGAGTATCCTGGCTATCCGGCATTTTGTGCAGCAATGGGTAATGGGCCGGGGGAAAGGGGGAATCATGTGCTGGGGGGCTTCCTGCTGATCGGGACGTGGTGGGTGCACATCCTGGGATTGGTGTATACGGTCATCCGGAAGAAAGTACCCTACATCCCCACGCCGAAAGACGATCGTGAAAAAGACAACTGGCTGCTCAACCTGCCGAATATCGTGGTGGCAGCGTGTTCGCTTGCGGCGATCGTGTTTGGCTTGTACATCGACTGGAACCCTTACACCTGGATCATGGCGGGCATCGCGGGGATTAACTTCGCGGTGATGGTGTTCAATATCGCCATCAGCCGGCAGAAAGACGTGCAGGAGGTACGGGCGCGGTTCAGGGTGCTGCGCAATAGTTTTTCGTATTACAGAATGCTGAAACAATATTTCTGGAACTTCCGGCACGGCATTTACGCCGGGCTGCGGCAGTTCGCTTTCCCGATCATGTTGCTGATGGCCATTTCGACGCTGTATTTGTTCAGCAGCATGCGCCGTGGCAATGTTTCCGGAGGGTTGGGAGAACAGCGGGAGGAAGTTTTTTATACCGGTGTTTTCCAGCCTTCGGAACCGGGCGGCATTACGGAGAAAGCAGGGTGGGAAGATTTTCAGCGGCGCTTTGCCGTACATGCGGATATCGTTTCGGTGTACATTCCCTGGGGTGACGGGCCCCGGTCGGAAGTGCCGCTGCAACTGGCGGAAGCGATATACAGAAACGGCTCGTCGCCCATGATCACCTGGGAGCCCTGGGCTTCGGGGTTTACTTTTTCCGCCAACGATCCCGAGCTCAGCCGCGAAAGGAAGGTCATGGCCCGGATCGTGGCCGGCGTGTTCGACGGTTATGTGAGGAAATTCGCGCGGCAGGTGAAGGCGCTCAACCGGCCGGTGTTCCTGCGCTTCGCGCATGAGGCCGATAATCCTGGTTATCCCTGGTCTGCCACCGGTGGGAATACACCCGAAGAAATGAAAAACGCCTGGCGGCGTGTGCATGCCATTTTCCTCTCCGAACGCGCCTACAATGCCGTGTGGGTCTGGAACCCCTGGAAGCCCGAAGCTGTGGAGCCCTACTTCCCGGGCCGCAGGTACGTAGATTGGATCGGCGTAACGATGCTCAACTATGATTCGCTGGCCGCGGAAAAGGAATACGCATTCGCGGAATTGTATGCTCCCTTCCACCGCAAACCCATCTTCCGCTCCGGCCTCCCCGTAATGGTGGCGGAAGGCGGATCGTTGCGGACCGCCCACCAGCGTAAATGGATGGAGGACGCCGCACGCGCCATTTCCACGAGCTGCCGGGAGGTGCAGGCCTTCGTGGTTTTCCATTCCGCCTTCGACCGGAATGTACCGCCCGGCGCCGGCGTGCCCATGCTCGACTGGCGGATTGCCGACGCGGGAAATTTCTTCAGGGTCACCGGCGGAATTAAAAAAACAGGTGCCGCTCCCCTGAAGCAGTTGCGCTACATCACGCCGCCGGCGCCTGCGGTACGCCCCCGGTGGACCGACACGCTGCGCGGCATGGAGTACCAGAAAGGCGGCAACTGGTTCCGCAACCTGCATGCGCTTACGCGCGCGGAGGTGATACAGGATTTCCATGCGATGCGGGAAACGGGCGTTAATACCGTACGCCGCTACGGTCCCGGCGCATACGACCGCAACGTACTGGCCGCTGCGCGGGAATCGTCGCTGGGGTTGCATTACGGGTTCTGGCTCCCGCCCGTGTCCGACGCGGTTGCCGGGGAGGCGATGTTGCGGGAGAAGGCTGCGGAAATCGTTGCGGAAGTGAAGCGGTTGAGGCTTCATCCCGAAATCAAAGCCTGGAGTATTGCCAACACGTCTTTCAAATTCCTGCAATACCGTTTCGTGAAACCCGGTTACCTCTACCAGCAAAAAGCCTATACGCAATGGCTGCGGCAGCTGGTACAGGAAATCCGGAAGGCGGATGCTTCCCGCCCGGTGACCATCGATGTGGACGCAAACAGCCAGATAGCGGGGCTTTTGCAATACCTGTACGATGAAATTCCGCAGGTTGCTGCGTTTGGCGTGGTACTGCCGCCCGACGGCGAAGGGCTCGTGCAGCTGGCAGATGTAACGGCGCCGTATTTTATCAGCCGCGCACCGGTAAGTTTATATGCTACGGCAGGACCAACGCGCAACGGGGTTTTCATTACTTCCTGGCAAGATGAAGAAGCCACCAACCGCATAACTTTCGACGGGCTGTTGGATACCGACGGCCGCCGGAAACCGGACTGGCACCGGTTGCACGCGATCTGGAAAGGCGGCGGGGAAAAGGAGTCCGTGCCGGAGATCAGCATCCTGCGGCCCGCCATAGCAGCGCGGGAAGGCAAAACGCTGGAATACCGCGCGCTGCTCCGGGAAAACGGGAACTGGCAATATGCTTCTGAGGGTGATATTGCTTTTGAGTGGAGCCTCGTGCGGCTGGACCGGCAAGGGAAAGCCATCCGGCGGGACAAATTGGGCAATGGCGCGGTGATCCGTGTGGAGATACCTTTCAACCCGGCATCGTACCGGTTGCATGTGTCTGCAGCAAGGGGAGGTGATGTGTCTGTAGCGATGGCAACGCTCAACACGCCCTTGTGAGCTCAGCTCAGGCGTGCCGCGTAATTCTTTTTCACGAATTGATTGATGAACGTGTTTAACCCGAGGCCCTTCCGGGCGAGGGATTTCATTTCTTCCACCGGCGCAACGCCCGGCACTATGTAATTGTAATGATACGCTGTACCGTCTTTAAAGTGGACATTGATATACCGCTCGTCAATTTCATAATACCGGACGCCGGAAACGCCGCTGAGATTTTTGTACGGCTGCATGAAGACGTGGTTTTGGTGTGAATAATAGATACCGGGAGGGAATGGAAGGGTGAAAAAATTCACTTTCCGTCGAGCCGGGTTACATGCGCCGCGATGGCTATCCAGCGGCCGTCGCGCTTTTCGTAGACATCCATATAGTTGTTTTTGACGGTTGTTTCTTTCCCGTTTTGGGTCATGGTGAATTCCACCACGGCCACCACGATCCCGATATTTCCTTTCACGGTGATCTCCACATTGTCGATCATGGCGGAGGTAATGGGCATGGCGGGTTTCGCTACATTTTTGATGAGGTCTTTTTTGCTGATGCGCGCGCCGGCAGCGTTGATCATCACGAGATCATCGGCCACGATGCGGTGGATGGTGGCGGTATCTTTTTCAGGGTACGCCTGGATCCAGTCGGCATTGTGGTTGCGGAGGGCGTTGTGGTCTGCGTCTTGCGCACGGGCGGATAAAACGGAGAGCAGTGAAAAGGCGGCAAGCAGGATGGGGAGTTGCATAACAGGGGATTTAACTGGAATTATTCACTGAATGTACGAAATTCCCCTGCATCCGGGAGGTATTTTTCTTGATAAAATAGAATTTAAATAACTGATTATCAAAGCATTAAAACCCTTCATCAAATTAGTTGACAAAAGCAACTATATTTTGTAGATTTGAAGCACCATGCAAGCAGCCATTACTTTCCAAACCGCCACTACGCCGGAACAATACCAATCCGCTTGTGGTATTTTCCGTGCTTACGCCCGGTCGCTGGATTTTGACTTGCAATTCCAGGGTTTTGAGGCGGAACTGGAGCATATCCATGAGCAATACGGCGCCCCGGATGGCGCACTCATCCTGGCTTACAACGGCAACCGGGTAGTGGGTTGCATCGCGGTGCGGAAATTTGCCGAAGGGGAATCCGAACTGAAAAGGATGTTCGTGCTCCCGGAGTTCCGCGGCCACCGGCTAGGCGAAACCCTGCTCCAGCAAGCCCTCGGGGCCGCCAAAGCCCTGGGCTACCGCAATGTCAAACTGGATACCCTGCCCAATATGACCTCCGCCATCAAACTCTACGAAGCGCATGGCTTCAAAAAAATCGCGCCTTACAGGTTCAATCCCATGCAAGGCGCGATCTTTATGGAAGCGGATCTGTAAACTTTTTTATTTCGTTTCGACCACTATTTCCCCTCCCAGCTGGAAAAGGCTATGCGGCACAAACCATCCCTGCTGCAACTTCCCGTTCACCCGAACGCCCGCCAGGTCGCGGCTTTTGCCCTGCCTGCGGATCGTGAGCCATTTGCCGTTTTCCGCTTTCCAGCGCACTTCGTCGAATAAGGGCACGGTGGCCAGGTATTCCGGATCGGTGGCGGAAAATGTGTATAACCCCGCCGCGCAGAAAACATACCACGCCGACATTTCCCCCGCGTCATCCATCCCGCAAAGCGCATTGCCAAACTCACCGATGCCGTACAGGTGGTTCAGGATCGTATCGATGACTTTTTGCGACTTCTCCGGTTTATTGATGAAGTAATATGAGAACGGCGCCTCATGGTCGGGCTGGTTGCCGTGGCAATACTGACCGATCATCGATTCCACGTTCC
Above is a genomic segment from Chitinophaga pollutisoli containing:
- a CDS encoding GNAT family N-acetyltransferase codes for the protein MQAAITFQTATTPEQYQSACGIFRAYARSLDFDLQFQGFEAELEHIHEQYGAPDGALILAYNGNRVVGCIAVRKFAEGESELKRMFVLPEFRGHRLGETLLQQALGAAKALGYRNVKLDTLPNMTSAIKLYEAHGFKKIAPYRFNPMQGAIFMEADL
- a CDS encoding nuclear transport factor 2 family protein, which encodes MQLPILLAAFSLLSVLSARAQDADHNALRNHNADWIQAYPEKDTATIHRIVADDLVMINAAGARISKKDLIKNVAKPAMPITSAMIDNVEITVKGNIGIVVAVVEFTMTQNGKETTVKNNYMDVYEKRDGRWIAIAAHVTRLDGK
- a CDS encoding glycosyl hydrolase → MLGGFLLIGTWWVHILGLVYTVIRKKVPYIPTPKDDREKDNWLLNLPNIVVAACSLAAIVFGLYIDWNPYTWIMAGIAGINFAVMVFNIAISRQKDVQEVRARFRVLRNSFSYYRMLKQYFWNFRHGIYAGLRQFAFPIMLLMAISTLYLFSSMRRGNVSGGLGEQREEVFYTGVFQPSEPGGITEKAGWEDFQRRFAVHADIVSVYIPWGDGPRSEVPLQLAEAIYRNGSSPMITWEPWASGFTFSANDPELSRERKVMARIVAGVFDGYVRKFARQVKALNRPVFLRFAHEADNPGYPWSATGGNTPEEMKNAWRRVHAIFLSERAYNAVWVWNPWKPEAVEPYFPGRRYVDWIGVTMLNYDSLAAEKEYAFAELYAPFHRKPIFRSGLPVMVAEGGSLRTAHQRKWMEDAARAISTSCREVQAFVVFHSAFDRNVPPGAGVPMLDWRIADAGNFFRVTGGIKKTGAAPLKQLRYITPPAPAVRPRWTDTLRGMEYQKGGNWFRNLHALTRAEVIQDFHAMRETGVNTVRRYGPGAYDRNVLAAARESSLGLHYGFWLPPVSDAVAGEAMLREKAAEIVAEVKRLRLHPEIKAWSIANTSFKFLQYRFVKPGYLYQQKAYTQWLRQLVQEIRKADASRPVTIDVDANSQIAGLLQYLYDEIPQVAAFGVVLPPDGEGLVQLADVTAPYFISRAPVSLYATAGPTRNGVFITSWQDEEATNRITFDGLLDTDGRRKPDWHRLHAIWKGGGEKESVPEISILRPAIAAREGKTLEYRALLRENGNWQYASEGDIAFEWSLVRLDRQGKAIRRDKLGNGAVIRVEIPFNPASYRLHVSAARGGDVSVAMATLNTPL